One stretch of Trichomycterus rosablanca isolate fTriRos1 chromosome 3, fTriRos1.hap1, whole genome shotgun sequence DNA includes these proteins:
- the macf1b gene encoding microtubule-actin cross-linking factor 1, isoforms 6/7: MDSLQQWLISTEQDIAELRSANRPTLHLQEAIDQAKAVVEEIKAKSPNLVTLQQCCHDLMKEVSEEESQLVQEKTNSLRIRYSVLSLGSADVLQRLEQALEASRRCSSSQEDLHLWLGRIERDLLGSAQSGDAVLCAAERIKLEQAVEKELAWFKATTLGLEDLKVISLDTDIISTQLYEQKIHAVEILQHRFNIEKMVKISELLKEYSDNGDMESLQKSLGVLEEQCQITTGTNSHVVLQLEHAQSLLSQFSEGYAEVVPWLQETKSLTSQLALNTISYEAFREQQSLLQSLRESIAEHKPLISRLGMLAKRLSDLSPGQAQQYYQKVTETEEDYQTIRDRVQEAAGILEESLPRYTQLNERMNMLRESLEHLHNHMQATVVLQSLTPRIQEQLKDNKNTLAELSKLEVGLSSVRMQAEELLTNTQAAESSSIGTAIQEQVSSLTHQWQEIHKQSQDREKWLLHLLDLAMRFWSDVSDVTSELNEAQQAILDLNLKRTDSETIQQSLDTMQTLREEIDGMQGDLDTLGVVGMELMSACGDTDKPEVTKCLDELYCTWNNLNKIWNECHSKLEESLQLALNYQDTMQGLFEWLKSAELKSTKEFSVGSDLKSIKEQLCVLKKFKRELYQKKIEIESLNHRFVCHLSPSSVRPASVSPLCDFRERWDSLESETVKRQHQLESALLGLGQFQNNFDELQAWLSHTTDLLQACRPISIDLQTCEIELAKHKVLRNDVMSHVHTVNSLNQAGKVLLEEREAESPHGLQHHLEQLNESWEFVRSETERRQLELENYLSQVQDVTMEIQDLLQWLEHTDLRLSSTKTVWGMPDSASERLNAHLELCNEMDSKHHAFTNIRDAVHRMLEESNVAQGSSTEHSLCILEQKWNTVYTKMQDRKAKLTEGLDLAKEFNSNVQDLLTKMAKCEETISGLPAPSFILETIISQQQEHKLLVSEVHSYREKKTCVENAASQLMELSKKEDCDVVQNLVITVQDRYSKLQQHTTERGKTLEDVRKQVKKFSESWHLLMDWITEVEQTLDTHKEIAVSHEEIKQQLTEQKEFHKVFRSKRPMYEACLKSGRSLLEKTQNPLDTQHLENMVSEIKDSWDTISGKSIERQHKLEEALLFSGRFTDALQALNDWLYRAEPQLAEDVPVGGEKDLVNNLIDKHKVFQKELGKRAGCIRTLKRSVRDLTRGSTADSHWLQEQMKELEVRWEAVCKLSVFRQARLEKALQQAEEFDIIVHSFLDHLADIERIFKYGALPEDEEVLLALLTQHQESMSSLSAQQVALEHIQSLGEEILSSCHPDSVITIKSWISVTSTRYEEVQTWAQQQSERIQAALSALETEREEVQRLLDWISSAEESIKLKEQEPLPNDTEQTAELILQHAVFMDELMKKVPEIKSATKCCKHKLTQKQQASPCHKTPTKRRGQPKPQTTVPLPLQNLEPHTPQLSQLVSQWQKLWVLTHSRQNRLEEHQQRLRELEEFANFDFNIWRKRYMQWISHLKSRILDVFRSIDRDQDGRITQKEFIDNVLASKFPTSSLEMTAVANIFDVNGDGFIDYYEFVSALHPSRDPYRRTDADQINEEVSRQVSQCSCPRRFQVEQISANRYRFGDSQQLRMVRILRSTLMVRVGGGWTALDEFLVKNDPCRVKSRTNLKIKEKYLSPQSFDASGRR; the protein is encoded by the exons ATGGACAGTCTTCAGCAGTGGCTCATATCCACGGAGCAGGACATAGCTGAGCTCCGCTCTGCCAACAGACCGACGCTCCATCTACAGGAGGCCATAGATCAGGCAAAG GCAGTTGTCGAGGAAATAAAAGCAAAGAGTCCTAACTTAGTAACACTTCAACAGTGCTGCCATGACCTCATGAAGGAAGTTTCAG AGGAGGAGTCCCAGCTGGTACAAGAGAAGACAAACAGCTTGAGGATTCGATACTCAGTACTCAGTTTGGGTAGTGCTGATGTTCTACAGAGGCTCGAACAGGCACTGGAGGCTTCCAGACGATGCTCCTCCAGTCAGGAGGACCTGCACCTGTGGCTGGGTCGTATCGAAAGGGATCTTCTGGGCTCAGCTCAGTCTGGGGATGCAGTGCTATGCGCTGCCGAGAGAATAAAG ttGGAACAGGCAGTTGAGAAGGAATTGGCCTGGTTTAAAGCTACAACCCTTGGACTGGAGGATCTTAAAGTCATCAGTTTAGACACTGATATTATTTCTACTCAGCTCTATGAGCAGAAA ATACATGCAGTTGAGATACTACAGCACAGGTTCAACATAGAGAAGATGGTGAAAATCTCAGAGCTCTTAAAAGAATATAGTGATAATGGTGACATGGAAAGTCTTCAG aaaagttTGGGTGTTCTGGAGGAGCAATGCCAAATAACTACTGGCACCAATTCCCATGTCGTACTTCAACTGGAGCATGCCCAGTCCCTCTTGTCCCAGTTTTCAGAGGGGTATGCTGAGGTGGTCCCGTGGTTACAGGAAACCAAATCCCTTACTAGCCAACTTGCCTTGAACACAATCAGTTATGAAGCGTTTAGAGAACAACAGTCACTCTTGCAG AGCCTAAGGGAATCCATAGCTGAACACAAGCCACTGATTTCCCGATTAGGAATGTTGGCCAAGCGTCTGTCAGATTTGAGCCCTGGCCAGGCACAGCAGTACTACCAGAAAGTTACAGAGACTGAAGAGGACTACCAGACCATCAGGGACAGAGTCCAAGAGGCCGCAGGGATTCTAGAGGAGTCACTACCTCGCTATACACAG CTGAATGAGAGGATGAATATGTTAAGGGAAAGCCTGGAGCACCTGCACAACCACATGCAGGCCACAGTGGTTTTGCAGAGCCTGACCCCACGCATACAGGAGCAGCTAAAAGACAACAAGAACACCCTGGCTGAGCTTTCTAAGCTGGAGGTGGGTCTGAGCAGTGTGAGAATGCAGGCCGAAGAGCTTCTGACCAACACTCAAGCCGCAGAAAGCAGCTCCATTGGCACAG CCATCCAAGAGCAGGTGAGCAGTCTGACACACCAGTGGCAGGAGATTCACAAGCAGTCTCAGGACAGGGAGAAGTGGCTTCTCCACCTGCTTGATCTGGCTATGAGGTTCTGGAGTGATGTAAGCGATGTGACCTCTGAGCTGAATGAGGCTCAACAGGCTATTTTGGACCTCAACTTAAAGCGAACAGACTCTGAGACCATCCAGCAAAGCCTGGACACCATGCAG ACACTGAGAGAGGAAATAGATGGAATGCAAGGAGATCTGGATACACTGGGAGTTGTAGGAATGGAACTGATGTCAGCATGTGGAGATACAGACAAGCCAGAGGTCACTAAATGCTTGGATGAG CTGTACTGCACATGGAACAATCTAAATAAGATCTGGAATGAGTGTCACAGTAAGTTAGAAGAATCTCTTCAGTTGGCCCTAAATTATCAAGATACCATGCAG GGATTATTTGAGTGGCTTAAGTCAGCAGAGCTGAAATCAACTAAGGAGTTCTCTGTGGGATCAGATCTTAAATCTATCAAAGAGCAGCTGTGTGTTCTGAAG AAGTTCAAGAGGGAGCTGTACCAGAAAAAGATTGAGATTGAAAGTCTGAACCATCGGTTTGTGTGTCATCTTTCTCCGAGCTCTGTGCGACCAGCATCTGTTTCACCACTGTGTGATTTCCGTGAGCGTTGGGACAGCCTGGAGTCTGAAACTGTCAAAAGACAA CACCAGCTGGAGAGTGCATTGTTGGGACTGGGTCAGTTCCAGAACAATTTTGATGAGCTGCAAGCCTGGCTCTCCCACACCACTGACCTGCTGCAGGCTTGCCGGCCCATCAGCATTGACCTGCAGACCTGTGAGATAGAGCTGGCCAAGCACAAG GTGCTGCGGAATGATGTGATGTCCCATGTACACACAGTGAATTCTCTCAACCAAGCTGGCAAGGTCCTTCTGGAGGAGAGAGAAGCAGAGAGTCCACATGGGCTACAGCACCACCTGGAACAATTAAACGAGTCTTGGGAGTTTGTGCGTTCTGAGACAGAACGCAGGCAGCTGGAACTGGAGAATTACCTGAGTCAG GTTCAAGATGTAACAATGGAAATCCAAGATCTTTTGCAGTGGCTGGAGCACACAGACTTAAGGTTGTCTTCCACGAAAACTGTCTGGGGCATGCCAGACTCTGCCAGTGAGAGACTCAATGCCCATCTG GAGCTGTGTAATGAGATGGACTCTAAACACCATGCCTTCACAAATATCCGTGATGCTGTTCACAGGATGCTAGAGGAAAGCAATGTGGCCCAAGGCTCCAGCACTGAGCACAGTTTATGTATCCTGGAACAGAAGTGGAACACTGTCTATACAAAAATGCAAGATCGCAAG GCTAAGTTAACTGAAGGACTTGATCTGGCAAAGGAGTTTAACAGCAATGTCCAAGATCTGCTGACCAAAATGGCAAAGTGTGAAGAGACCATTAGTGGTCTACCTGCTCCCAGTTTCATCCTTGAAACCATCATCAGCCAGCAACAGGAACATAAG CTTTTGGTAAGTGAGGTGCACTCCTATCGTGAGAAAAAGACATGTGTGGAGAATGCAGCCTCACAGCTGATGGAACTCAGCAAGAAGGAGGACTGTGATGTGGTGCAGAACCTGGTGATAACCGTGCAAGACCGCTACAGCAAGCTCCAGCAGCACACCACAGAGAGAGGAAAGACCCTGGAGGATGTTAGGAAACAAGTAAAAAAG TTTAGTGAATCCTGGCACTTGTTGATGGACTGGATAACTGAGGTGGAGCAGACACTTGACACACATAAAGAGATTGCTGTGTCTCATGAGGAGATTAAACAGCAGCTCACTGAGCAGAAG GAATTTCATAAAGTCTTCCGCTCAAAGAGGCCCATGTATGAGGCCTGCTTAAAGAGTGGTCGCTCCCTTTTGGAAAAAACTCAGAACCCTTTAGACACCCAGCATCTTGAGAACATGGTTTCTGAGATCAAAGATTCATGGGATACCATCAGTGGAAAGTCCATAGAGAG GCAGCATAAGTTGGAGGAGGCACTGCTGTTTTCAGGCAGGTTTACTGATGCTCTTCAGGCTCTAAATGATTGGCTGTACAGAGCAGAGCCACAACTTGCTGAAGATGTACCTGTCGGTGGAGAGAAGGACTTGGTCAATAATTTAATTGACAAGCACAAG GTGTTTCAGAAGGAGTTGGGGAAGCGTGCTGGATGTATTCGCACCCTGAAGCGTTCTGTAAGAGATCTGACTCGGGGGAGCACTGCTGATTCCCACTGGTTACAAGAGCAGATGAAGGAACTAGAGGTTCGCTGGGAGGCTGTGTGTAAACTCTCAGTGTTCAGACAGGCCAGACTGGAGAAAGCACTACAGCAG GCAGAGGAGTTTGACATAATAGTTCACTCATTCCTTGATCATCTTGCTGATATTGAGAGGATTTTTAAGTATGGAGCACTACCTGAAGACGAGGAGGTTCTCCTGGCACTTCTCACACAGCACCAG GAGTCAATGAGTTCTTTAAGTGCTCAGCAGGTGGCTCTAGAACACATACAGTCCTTAGGGGAAGAGATTCTGTCTTCCTGCCACCCTGACTCTGTTATCACCATAAAGTCCTGGATCAGTGTAACCAGCACCCGCTATGAGGAG GTCCAGACATGGGCGCAACAGCAATCTGAGAGGATCCAGGCTGCGCTTTCGGCTCTGGAGACCGAAAGAGAGGAGGTACAACGCCTCCTGGACTGGATCTCCTCAGCTGAGGAGTCTATTAAGCTCAAGGAACAGGAACCCCTGCCTAATGACACAGAACAAACAGCCGAGCTCATTTTACAGCATGCG GTCTTCATGGACGAGCTGATGAAAAAAGTGCCAGAGATTAAAAGTGCTACGAAATGCTGTAAACACAAGCTGACTCAGAAACAACAAGCATCACCCTGCCACAAGACGCCAACAA AGAGAAGAGGACAACCAAAGCCCCAGACCACAGTTCCTCTGCCCCTGCAGAACCTAGAGCCTCACACTCCTCAACTGAGTCAGTTGGTGAGCCAGTGGCAGAAACTCTGGGTCCTAACCCACAGCAGACAGAACAGACTGGAGGAGCACCAGCAGAGACTCAGAGAG TTGGAAGAGTTTGCAAACTTTGACTTCAACATCTGGCGTAAGAGGTATATGCAGTGGATAAGTCATCTCAAGTCACGAATTTTAGATGTTTTTCGTAGCATCGATCGAGATCAGGATGGTCGAATAACACAAAAGGAGTTCATCGACAATGTGCTGGCCTCCA AATTCCCAACCAGTTCTCTGGAAATGACAGCTGTGGCAAACATCTTTGATGTGAATGGTGATGGATTCATCGACTACTATGAGTTTGTGAGTGCTCTCCACCCAAGCCGAGATCCCTACAGAAGAACTGATGCAGATCAAATCAATGAGGAG GTGAGTCGGCAAGTTTCCCAGTGCAGCTGTCCGAGGAGGTTTCAGGTGGAGCAGATCAGTGCTAATCGATACAGG TTTGGAGATTCACAGCAGTTAAGAATGGTGCGTATTTTACGAAGCACACTCATGGTGCGTGTTGGTGGCGGATGGACTGCTCTGGATGAGTTTCTTGTCAAGAATGACCCTTGCAGAG TAAAGAGTCGGACAAACCTGAAGATCAAAGAGAAGTATTTGTCGCCTCAGTCGTTTGATGCATCTGGTCGCAGG